A window of Vigna unguiculata cultivar IT97K-499-35 chromosome 4, ASM411807v1, whole genome shotgun sequence contains these coding sequences:
- the LOC114181524 gene encoding uncharacterized protein LOC114181524 isoform X1, whose amino-acid sequence MIHILSFVVYLLSSHVSLKVDGIQTTLKEDLDLERQLELVNKPPTKSIHTEFGDIVDCIDIYKQPSFDHPLLKDHKLQRKPNLHNMIKGRKNLRTRSMFGLSKDECPKGTVPILRTTKDDLIRDKSMLNNHILVQDLPGVHLAEVSPKPHFGPYYGVKGTNSVYNPRLDAKFQISMSHLWVQNGPIKSTNKISLGWHVIPTLYGDYGTHLYSSWTSDNYKKTGCYNIRCAGFVQTSKEIYLGLRITNVSVYGGPIYASPFSISQDPKTKNWWLSIENKFIGYFPIKLFSNMSSADEVGWGGRTRTRLGTHSPQMGSGHLPNDNIATHACYFRQVTIQDSSRRTRGAKAYETYSFSDNPNCYDVKYYADAVHYFGLALFFGGPGGNCGN is encoded by the exons ATGATCCATATATTATCTTTTGTAGTGTATTTGTTGAGTAGTCATGTTAGTCTTAAAGTTGACGGAATTCAAACTACACTAAAGGAAGATTTGGATTTGGAGAGACAACTTGAGCTTGTTAATAAGCCTCCTACAAAGAGTATTCAT ACGGAGTTTGGAGACATTGTTGATTGCATTGACATTTACAAACAACCATCATTTGATCATCCTTTACTAAAGGACCATAAGTTGCAG agaaAACCCAACTTACATAACATGATTAAAGGTCgaaaaaatttaagaactaGATCTATGTTTGGATTGAGTAAGGATGAATGTCCGAAAGGGACTGTTCCTATACTCAGAACAACAAAAGATGACCTTATTCGAGACAAATCAATGTTAAACAATCATATATTGGTTCAAGACCTTCCTGGTGTTCAT CTTGCAGAAGTTTCTCCTAAACCACATTTTGGTCCTTATTATGGAGTCAAAGGAACAAATAGTGTTTATAATCCACGACTTGATGCAAAGTTTCAAATCTCTATGTCTCATTTATGGGTTCAAAATGGACCAATTAAATCAACTAACAAAATCTCCTTAGGATGGCAT GTGATTCCAACACTATATGGTGATTATGGAACCCATCTTTATTCCTCGTGGACG TCAGATAACTACAAGAAGACAGGATGCTACAATATTCGGTGTGCAGGTTTTGTTCAAACTAGTAAAGAAATTTATCTTGGTTTACGCATAACCAATGTATCTGTCTATGGAGGACCAATTTATGCATCTCCCTTTTCTATTTCTCAG GATCCAAAGACCAAAAATTGGTGGTTaagtatagaaaataaatttattggatATTTTCCAATAAAATTGTTCTCAAACATGAGCTCAGCTGATGAAGTAGGGTGGGGTGGAAGAACAAGAACTCGTCTTGGTACTCATAGTCCTCAAATGGGATCTGGACATCTTCCTAATGATAACATTGCTACTCATGCTTGTTACTTTAGACAAGTGACGATTCAAGATTCATCAAGAAGAACTCGTGGAGCTAAAGCGTATGAAACTTATTCATTCAGTGACAACCCCAATTGTTATGATGTTAAATACTATGCAGATGCAGTACATTACTTTGGCTTAGCACTTTTCTTTGGAGGACCTGGTGGTAACTGTggcaattaa
- the LOC114181184 gene encoding alkane hydroxylase MAH1-like produces MALFLPYAAATIVALFFITLFFHRRLCCRHPLFTDYPILGMLPQLLINLNRCHDFFTEVLKNHGGTGEFTGPWFTNMNYLVTGDPLNVHHVMSKSFHNYVKGPVFREIFQAFGDGIFTADSETWKFNRDLFHSLFRQKSFELFLEKTIHKKVQNSLVPVLDHVEGSVVDLQDVFNRFTFDNICSIVLGKDPNCLSLDFPEVEIEKAFNQAEESIFHRHAVPRCVWKLQKWLQIGQEKKMTEACNTLDEFIYSCIASKRENLSRYEENESFHVDLLTSLMREGNKEQHDDMFLRDAVFNLFVAGRDTLTSALTWFFWLVATNPLVEEKILEEINQNFGSNEATPAVLTAEEVKKLVYLHGAICETLRLFPPIPFERKQALQDDVLPSGHCVNPNTVILFCLYSMGRFEEIWGEDCMEFKPERWISQKGSNVYVPSYKFIAFNAGPRTCLGKDSSFVQLKMVVTAILQKYRVEVVEGFVPKPTLSIVLLMKDGLKVKLRKRET; encoded by the coding sequence ATGGCACTATTTCTTCCCTATGCAGCTGCAACAATCGTAGCACTCTTCTTCATCACACTCTTCTTCCATCGAAGACTCTGTTGCAGACACCCCCTCTTCACAGATTACCCCATCCTCGGCATGCTACCACAGCTACTCATCAACTTGAACCGTTGCCATGATTTCTTCACCGAGGTCTTGAAAAACCACGGCGGAACCGGCGAGTTCACCGGACCGTGGTTCACCAACATGAACTACTTGGTCACCGGCGACCCTCTCAACGTGCACCACGTCATGAGCAAGAGTTTCCATAACTACGTGAAGGGACCCGTGTTTCGTGAGATTTTTCAAGCCTTCGGAGACGGGATTTTCACCGCTGATTCAGAGACGTGGAAGTTCAACAGGGATCTTTTTCACTCTCTCTTCAGGCAGAAAAGCTTCGAGCTTTTTCTGGAGAAAACCATTCACAAGAAGGTTCAGAATAGCCTAGTTCCCGTGTTGGATCATGTAGAAGGGAGTGTGGTGGATCTTCAAGATGTCTTCAACCGCTTCACTTTCGACAACATATGTTCTATAGTTCTTGGCAAAGACCCGAATTGTCTTTCCCTTGATTTCCCCGAAGTTGAGATCGAGAAGGCTTTTAACCAAGCGGAAGAGTCGATTTTCCACAGACATGCAGTGCCGAGGTGTGTTTGGAAGCTGCAGAAATGGCTTCAGATTggtcaagagaagaagatgacaGAAGCATGCAACACACTTGACGAGTTCATATATTCATGCATAGCGTCCAAGAGGGAAAATCTAAGCAGGTACGAGGAAAATGAAAGTTTTCATGTTGACTTGTTAACAAGTTTGATGAGAGAAGGTAATAAGGAACAACATGATGATATGTTTCTAAGAGATGCTGTGTTCAATCTGTTTGTGGCTGGGAGAGATACCTTAACTTCAGCTCTCACCTGGTTCTTCTGGCTTGTTGCTACAAACCCTTTGGTGGAAGAGAAGATTCTTGAAGAGATTAATCAAAACTTTGGAAGCAATGAAGCTACACCAGCAGTTTTAACTGCTGAGGAAGTGAAGAAACTGGTTTATCTGCATGGTGCTATATGTGAAACGTTGAGGCTTTTTCCTCCCATACCATTTGAACGCAAACAAGCGCTTCAAGATGATGTGCttccaagtggtcattgtgtgAATCCCAACACTGTTATATTGTTTTGTTTGTATTCGATGGGAAGATTTGAGGAGATATGGGGAGAAGATTGCATGGAGTTCAAGCCAGAGAGATGGATCTCACAGAAAGGGAGTAATGTTTATGTACCATCTTACAAATTCATTGCTTTCAATGCAGGACCTAGAACCTGCTTGGGAAAAGACTCGTCCTTTGTTCAACTGAAGATGGTGGTAACTGCAATTTTGCAGAAGTACCGTGTTGAAGTGGTGGAAGGTTTTGTTCCTAAGCCAACACTTTCAATCGTTCTTCTAATGAAGGATGGTTTAAAGGTTAAGTTGAGAAAGAGAGAAACTTAA
- the LOC114181524 gene encoding uncharacterized protein LOC114181524 isoform X2 produces MIHTLFFLLYLLCSHVSLKVDGIQEDLELERQFDLINKPSMKSIHTKVGDIIDCIDIYKQPSFDHPLLKGHKLQRKPSFHNVIGESSHKNLRTKSIFGLSKDECPTGTVPILRTTKDDLIREKSMLNNHMLVQDVPGVHLAEVSLKPHFGPYYGVNGINSLYNPRLDAKFQISMSHLWVQNGLIESTNKISLGWHVIPELYGDYASHFYSSWTSDNYKKTGCYNIRCAGFVQTSKEIYLGLRITNVSVYGGPIYASPFSISQDPKTKNWWLSIENKFIGYFPIKLFSNMSSADEVGWGGRTRTRLGTHSPQMGSGHLPNDNIATHACYFRQVTIQDSSRRTRGAKAYETYSFSDNPNCYDVKYYADAVHYFGLALFFGGPGGNCGN; encoded by the exons atgatccatacattattttttctattgtaTTTGTTGTGTAGTCATGTTAGTCTTAAAGTTGACGGAATTCAGGAAGATTTGGAATTGGAGAGACAATTTGATCTCATTAATAAACCTTCTATGAAGAGTATTCAT ACGAAGGTTGGAGACATTATTGATTGCATTGACATTTACAAACAACCATCATTTGACCATCCTTTGTTAAAGGGCCATAAGTTGCAG AGAAAACCTAGCTTTCATAATGTGATTGGAGAGTCAAGTCacaaaaatttaagaactaaatCCATATTTGGATTGAGTAAGGATGAATGTCCGACGGGGACTGTTCCTATACTCAGAACAACAAAAGATGACCTTATTCGTGAAAAATCAATGTTAAACAATCATATGTTGGTTCAAGACGTTCCTGGTGTTCAT cTTGCAGAAGTTTCCCTTAAACCACATTTTGGTCCTTATTACGGAGTCAATGGAATAAATAGTCTTTATAATCCACGACTTGATGCAAAGTTTCAAATCTCTATGTCTCATTTGTGGGTTCAAAATGGATTGATAGAATCAACTAACAAAATCTCATTAGGATGGCAT GTGATTCCAGAACTATATGGTGATTATGCATCTCACTTTTATTCCTCATGGACG TCAGATAACTACAAGAAGACAGGATGCTACAATATTCGGTGTGCAGGTTTTGTTCAAACTAGTAAAGAAATTTATCTTGGTTTACGCATAACCAATGTATCTGTCTATGGAGGACCAATTTATGCATCTCCCTTTTCTATTTCTCAG GATCCAAAGACCAAAAATTGGTGGTTaagtatagaaaataaatttattggatATTTTCCAATAAAATTGTTCTCAAACATGAGCTCAGCTGATGAAGTAGGGTGGGGTGGAAGAACAAGAACTCGTCTTGGTACTCATAGTCCTCAAATGGGATCTGGACATCTTCCTAATGATAACATTGCTACTCATGCTTGTTACTTTAGACAAGTGACGATTCAAGATTCATCAAGAAGAACTCGTGGAGCTAAAGCGTATGAAACTTATTCATTCAGTGACAACCCCAATTGTTATGATGTTAAATACTATGCAGATGCAGTACATTACTTTGGCTTAGCACTTTTCTTTGGAGGACCTGGTGGTAACTGTggcaattaa
- the LOC114181686 gene encoding alkane hydroxylase MAH1-like: MAFLLVGYAAATIAALFCIYLRRCCTHPIFTEYPFVGMLPQVLCNLWRAHDYSTQVLKQHGGTGEFTGPWFTSMNYMLTCDPFNVHHMLSRNFHNYVKGPEFREIFQAFGDGIFTADAEAWKYDRDLFHSLFKHKSFEVFLEKTIQKKVKNSLLPLLNHHAQGRVVVDLQDVFNRFTFDNICSTVLGRDPECLSIDFPEVAIEKAFNQAEECIFYRHIVPKFVWKMQQWLQIGQEKKMTEACKTLDEFIYSCIASKREDLRRYEENENEETYVDLLTSLMREGKEQHEDIFLRDAVFNLFVAGRDTLTSALTWFFWLVATNPLVEEKILEEINQNFGSNEENAVLSAEEVKKLVYLHGAICETLRLFPPIPFERKQALKSDVLPSGHCVNPRTKILLFLYAMGRVEEIWGKDCMELKPERWISEKGGNVYVPSYKFIAFNAGPRSCLGKDLSFIQLKMVAAAILRRYHVEVVEGYVATPSLSIVLLMKDGLKVNIRKRKF, translated from the coding sequence TCTCAGAAGATGTTGCACGCACCCCATCTTCACTGAATACCCTTTTGTTGGGATGCTACCACAAGTTCTTTGCAATTTGTGGCGTGCCCATGATTATTCAACTCAGGTTTTGAAGCAACACGGTGGCACTGGTGAGTTCACTGGGCCATGGTTCACCAGTATGAACTACATGCTCACCTGCGATCCCTTCAACGTGCATCACATGTTGAGCAGAAATTTTCACAACTACGTCAAGGGACCCGAGTTTCGTGAGATTTTTCAGGCTTTCGGAGATGGCATTTTCACTGCTGATGCAGAAGCTTGGAAATATGACAGAGATCTCTTCCATTCCTTGTTCAAGCATAAAAGCTTCGAGGTGTTTCTGGAGAAAACCATTCAGAAGAAGGTGAAGAATAGCTTGCTTCCTTTGTTGAATCATCACGCGCAAGGGAGGGTGGTGGTGGATCTTCAAGATGTCTTCAATCGCTTCACTTTTGATAACATATGTTCTACTGTTCTTGGTCGTGACCCTGAATGCCTTTCCATTGATTTCCCAGAAGTTGCAATCGAGAAGGCTTTTAACCAAGCGGAAGAGTGCATATTCTACAGGCACATAGTGCCAAAGTTTGTTTGGAAGATGCAGCAATGGCTTCAGATTggtcaagagaagaagatgacaGAAGCATGTAAAACGCTTGATGAGTTCATATATTCATGCATAGCGTCCAAGAGAGAAGATCTAAGAAGGTAcgaggaaaatgaaaatgaagaaacttATGTTGACTTGTTAACAAGTTTGATGAGAGAAGGTAAGGAACAACATGAAGATATATTTCTAAGAGATGCTGTGTTCAATCTGTTTGTGGCTGGGAGAGATACCTTAACTTCAGCTCTCACCTGGTTCTTCTGGCTTGTTGCTACAAACCCTTTGGTGGAAGAGAAGATTCTTGAAGAGATTAATCAAAACTTTGGAAGTAATGAAGAAAATGCAGTTTTGAGTGCAGAGGAGGTGAAGAAACTGGTTTATCTGCATGGTGCTATATGTGAAACATTGAGGCTGTTTCCACCTATACCCTTCGAACGCAAACAAGCACTAAAATCTGATGTACttccaagtggtcattgtgtgAATCCCAGAACAAAGATATTACTATTTCTGTATGCAATGGGAAGAGTAGAAGAAATATGGGGAAAAGATTGCATGGAGTTGAAGCCAGAGAGATGGATCTCAGAGAAAGGAGGTAATGTTTATGTACCATCTTACAAATTCATTGCTTTCAATGCAGGACCAAGGTCTTGCTTGGGGAAAGACTTGTCCTTTATCCAGTTGAAGATGGTGGCAGCAGCTATTTTGCGGCGTTACCATGTTGAAGTGGTGGAGGGTTATGTTGCAACTCCTAGCCTCTCGATTGTTCTTCTCATGAAGGATGGTTTGAAGGTAAATATAAGGAAAAGAAAGTTTTAG
- the LOC114181523 gene encoding alkane hydroxylase MAH1-like — protein MSMFFYAAALFCIIYFFHRRLCCRYPLFTDYPIIGMLPDLLCNLWRIHDFSVEVLKSHGGTGEFTGPWFTNMNYLITSDPINVHHILSKNFKNYVKGPEFREIFQAFGDGIFTADGEAWKYNRDLFQSLFKHKSFELFLEKTIRKKVQNSLLVVLEHVQQHGSVVDLQDVFNRFTFDNICSTVLGYDPCCLSLDFPEVAIEKAFNEVEESIFYRHVMPKRVWKVQKWLQMGREKTMTEACKSFDEFIHALIASKFEALSRCNENEETGEDCADLLTTLMREGNKEQHDDIFLRDAVFNLFVAGRDTLTSALTWFFWLVATNPLVEEKILEEINQNFGSNEENAVLSAEEVKKLVYLHGAICETLRLFPPIPFERKQALEGDVLPSGHCVNPRTMILFSLYAMGRFEEIWGKDCMELKPERWISQKGGIVYVPSYKFVAFNAGPRTCLGKDLSFLQMKIVAAAILRNYHVQVVEGSVPTPSLSVVLLMKDGFKVKITKRET, from the coding sequence ATGTCCATGTTTTTCTACGCAGCAGCACTATTCTGCATCATATATTTCTTCCATCGGAGACTATGTTGCAGATACCCTCTTTTCACCGACTACCCCATCATCGGAATGCTACCGGATTTACTCTGCAATTTGTGGCGCATCCATGATTTTTCAGTCGAGGTGCTGAAATCACACGGCGGCACCGGCGAGTTCACCGGACCATGGTTTACCAACATGAACTATTTGATCACCAGCGACCCCATCAACGTGCACCATATCTTGAGCAAGAACTTCAAAAACTACGTCAAGGGACCCGAGTTTCGTGAGATTTTTCAGGCTTTTGGAGATGGAATTTTCACTGCTGATGGAGAAGCATGGAAATACAACAGGGATCTCTTCCAATCCTTGTTCAAACACAAAAGCTTCGAGCTTTTTCTGGAGAAAACCATTCGGAAGAAGGTGCAGAATAGTCTCCTTGTCGTGTTGGAACATGTGCAACAACATGGGAGTGTGGTGGATCTTCAAGATGTCTTCAACCGCTTCACCTTCGACAATATATGTTCCACGGTTCTCGGATACGACCCTTGTTGTCTTTCCCTTGATTTTCCAGAAGTTGCGATTGAGAAGGCTTTTAACGAAGTGGAAGAGTCCATTTTCTACAGACATGTGATGCCGAAGCGTGTTTGGAAGGTGCAGAAATGGCTTCAAATGGGTCGAGAGAAGACGATGACAGAAGCATGCAAGTCGTTTGATGAGTTCATACATGCACTCATAGCATCTAAGTTTGAGGCACTAAGCAGGTgcaatgaaaatgaagaaacagGAGAAGATTGTGCTGATTTGCTCACGACTTTGATGAGAGAAGGTAATAAGGAACAACATGATGATATATTTCTAAGAGATGCTGTGTTCAATCTGTTTGTGGCTGGGAGAGATACCTTAACTTCAGCTCTCACCTGGTTCTTCTGGCTTGTTGCTACAAACCCTTTGGTGGAAGAGAAGATTCTTGAAGAGATTAATCAAAACTTTGGAAGTAATGAAGAAAATGCAGTTTTGAGTGCAGAGGAGGTGAAAAAGCTGGTTTATCTGCATGGTGCTATATGTGAAACGTTGAGGCTCTTTCCTCCTATACCTTTCGAGCGGAAGCAAGCTCTTGAAGGTGATGTACttccaagtggtcattgtgtgAATCCCAGAACAATGATATTGTTTTCACTGTATGCAATGGGAAGATTTGAGGAAATATGGGGGAAAGATTGCATGGAGTTGAAGCCAGAGAGATGGATTTCACAGAAAGGAGGTATTGTTTATGTGCCATCTTACAAATTCGTGGCTTTTAATGCAGGACCAAGAACTTGCTTAGGTAAAGACTTGTCCTTTCTTCAAATGAAGATTGTTGCAGCTGCAATTTTGCGGAATTATCATGTGCAAGTCGTGGAAGGTTCTGTTCCTACGCCAAGTCTTTCCGTTGTTCTTCTCATGAAGGATGGTTTTAAGGTTAAGATAACAAAAAGAGAAACTTAA